Proteins from a single region of Sporichthyaceae bacterium:
- a CDS encoding DUF2520 domain-containing protein, which translates to MTEPSRPDRAAPHPARLAVGVLGAGRVGAVLGAALIRAGHEVVAASGFSRASRERAAELLGIDCVDPFEVAARSSLLLLAVPDDALPPLVEALVSAEAVAPGTLVAHTSGRYGTAVLDPLTRAGALPLALHPVMTFTGTRVDLARLAGACFGITAPEPLRPVAEALVVEMGADPQWVAEEHRVLYHAALANSANHLVTLVAQSADLLAVAGVENPSRLLGPLLGAALDNALRSGDHALTGPVARGDSGTVGAHVTAIAGQSPEAAAAYVAMARLTADRALAAGLLDSTRAADLLEVLRRRHPFERAEGGDR; encoded by the coding sequence ATGACTGAACCCAGCAGGCCCGACCGAGCTGCGCCGCACCCCGCCCGCCTGGCGGTCGGTGTACTCGGCGCCGGCCGGGTGGGCGCAGTGCTCGGGGCGGCGCTGATCCGGGCTGGTCACGAGGTGGTGGCGGCCTCCGGGTTCAGCCGGGCCAGCCGGGAGCGCGCCGCCGAACTGCTCGGGATCGACTGCGTCGACCCGTTCGAGGTCGCCGCACGCAGTTCGCTGCTGCTGCTCGCGGTCCCCGACGACGCCTTGCCGCCGCTGGTCGAGGCGTTGGTCAGTGCCGAGGCAGTCGCACCGGGCACGTTGGTGGCGCACACCAGCGGTCGCTACGGCACCGCGGTGCTCGACCCGCTGACCCGCGCCGGGGCCCTGCCCTTGGCGCTGCACCCGGTGATGACCTTCACCGGCACCCGGGTCGACCTGGCCCGACTGGCCGGGGCCTGCTTCGGTATCACCGCTCCGGAGCCGCTGCGGCCGGTGGCCGAGGCCCTGGTGGTCGAGATGGGGGCCGACCCGCAGTGGGTGGCCGAGGAGCACCGGGTGCTCTACCACGCGGCCTTGGCCAACAGCGCGAACCACCTGGTCACGCTGGTCGCGCAGTCGGCCGACCTGCTCGCGGTGGCCGGCGTGGAGAACCCGTCGCGATTGCTCGGTCCGCTGCTGGGGGCCGCGCTGGACAACGCGCTGCGCAGCGGCGACCACGCGCTGACCGGGCCGGTTGCCCGCGGCGACTCCGGAACCGTCGGCGCGCATGTGACCGCGATCGCCGGGCAGTCCCCGGAGGCGGCGGCGGCGTACGTGGCCATGGCCCGCCTGACCGCCGACCGGGCACTGGCCGCCGGGCTGCTGGACTCGACGCGCGCCGCCGACCTGCTCGAGGTGCTCCGCCGCCGGCACCCTTTCGAACGGGCGGAGGGCGGCGACCGATGA
- a CDS encoding dynamin family protein, which translates to MADRPEIGSQVAVLLRRAREVYVDLPEVTERIDACAARLDGPIRVAIAGKVKAGKSTLLNAMVGEIIAPTDAGECTRIVTWYRDAPVPRMTLQSHDGGLRDLPINRKDGRLLIDLCGVAPEQVERLSVDWPSIDLAAMTLIDTPGIASTSAELSARTEAFLTPGSEPGEADAIVYLMRHVHADDIGFLQAFHAHSATGSSPVNTVAVLSRADEIGAGRVDALTSAGQIARRMRSDHAIRALCQTVVPVAGLLAETGRTLRQAEFNALAVLAAADRDYVEGLLLSADRFSRELPEGAPDLPPAEVRRELLVRLGLFGVRIALPLIRQGFADAPALAGELVRRSGLADLTGALAALFTERAGLLKARSVLLTLERMIRQVPTDASAELLGEIERITAGAHEFVELALLGALRAGVVAMDPELTAEAERILGGSGQKPWVRLGLNFGTPPAKLRAEAAETLTRWRRRAENPVSVRAVADAARVVVRTCEGIIAALPPQGA; encoded by the coding sequence GTGGCTGATCGGCCCGAGATCGGCTCGCAGGTCGCCGTGCTGTTGCGCCGCGCCCGCGAGGTCTACGTCGACCTTCCCGAGGTCACCGAGCGCATCGACGCCTGCGCGGCCCGCCTCGACGGCCCGATCCGGGTCGCCATCGCGGGCAAGGTGAAGGCAGGCAAGTCCACGCTGCTGAACGCGATGGTCGGCGAGATCATCGCGCCGACCGACGCGGGGGAGTGCACCCGGATCGTCACCTGGTACCGCGACGCCCCGGTGCCCCGGATGACCCTGCAGAGCCACGACGGCGGCCTGCGCGACCTGCCGATCAACCGCAAGGATGGTCGGTTGCTGATCGATCTGTGCGGGGTGGCGCCCGAGCAGGTCGAGCGGTTGTCGGTCGACTGGCCGTCGATCGACCTGGCGGCGATGACGTTGATCGACACGCCGGGCATCGCCTCGACCTCGGCGGAGCTCTCCGCCCGCACCGAGGCGTTCCTGACGCCCGGGTCGGAACCCGGCGAGGCCGACGCGATCGTCTATCTGATGCGGCACGTGCACGCGGACGACATCGGTTTCCTGCAGGCTTTCCACGCTCACTCTGCCACCGGCTCGTCGCCGGTGAACACGGTCGCGGTGCTGTCGCGGGCCGACGAGATCGGCGCCGGCCGCGTCGACGCGCTCACCTCCGCGGGCCAGATCGCCCGCCGGATGCGGTCCGACCACGCGATCCGTGCGCTGTGCCAGACCGTGGTCCCGGTGGCCGGCCTGCTTGCCGAGACTGGACGGACCCTGCGGCAGGCCGAGTTCAACGCGCTGGCCGTGTTGGCCGCCGCCGACCGAGACTACGTCGAGGGCCTGTTGCTGTCCGCCGACCGGTTCTCCCGCGAACTCCCCGAGGGCGCGCCCGACCTGCCGCCGGCGGAGGTCCGCCGCGAACTGTTGGTCCGGCTCGGGCTCTTCGGCGTGCGGATCGCGCTGCCGTTGATCCGTCAGGGCTTCGCGGATGCCCCGGCGTTGGCCGGCGAACTGGTGCGGCGCAGTGGGTTGGCAGACTTGACCGGGGCGCTGGCGGCGCTGTTCACCGAGCGGGCCGGGCTGCTCAAGGCGCGCTCGGTGCTGCTGACCCTGGAGCGGATGATCCGGCAGGTGCCGACCGACGCCTCGGCGGAACTGCTCGGCGAGATCGAGCGGATCACCGCCGGGGCCCACGAGTTCGTCGAGTTGGCGCTGCTGGGAGCGCTGCGCGCCGGGGTCGTGGCCATGGATCCGGAGCTGACCGCGGAGGCCGAGCGAATCCTCGGTGGCTCCGGGCAGAAGCCCTGGGTCCGGCTGGGCCTGAACTTCGGCACGCCGCCCGCGAAGCTGCGCGCCGAGGCGGCCGAGACCCTGACCCGCTGGCGCCGCCGGGCGGAGAACCCGGTCTCGGTCCGAGCCGTGGCCGACGCCGCCAGGGTGGTCGTGCGTACCTGCGAAGGGATCATCGCGGCGCTGCCGCCGCAGGGAGCCTGA
- a CDS encoding L-aspartate oxidase, with product MTESSSAPRLIARLAAPDPGWTTQAAVVVVGSGIAGLTIALQAAAVLPESLGPVLVVTKDVLSAGSTRWAQGGIAAALGPGDSPQEHLRDTVAAGDGLCDTTAVSVLVTEGPPAVRNLISTGAVFDRSADGELALTLEGGHRRRRIAHAGGDATGAEIQRALVDAVHAEPRIQVIEHALALDMQLTADGAVAGMTLHVMGEGQPHGVGAVASGAVVLATGGLGQVYAATTNPVVATGDGVAMALRAGAVVRDLEFVQFHPTVLWLGENTTGQQPLISEAVRGEGAVLRDAAGERFMPGVHELADLAPRDVVAKQILRTMYATGRAHVWLDARDFGEAKWRERFPTILATCREHGVDPVTELIPVIPACHYASGGVRADLSGRSSLPGLWACGEAACSGVHGANRLASNSLLEGLVFAQRIAADLAVNLPQRREAALDRREPGLIDGEVRAEIQALMSAGAGVLRTREGLLRTAAELAGLAVDRPGTPGVESWQTTNLHTVATALVAAAGQREETRGSHWREDFPARDDARWQRHVDLTTAGGVLVSSRSDSTPESRAFPSEVLLAQFAEAGLSADQVVHLVELALAEDLGPGKLDVTTAATVPAEQWCVGDLVARADGVIAGLAVARAVFEYVSDGEVVVDQLAKDGERVHRGDVLMSVRGRTRDLVVAERTALNFLGRLGGVATATRAWSDALAGSGARVRDTRKTTPGLRALEKYAVRCGGGVNHRFALWDEALIKDNHVIAAGGVVEALEAVRAAFPGIPVEVEVDSLEQLDAVLAAGAELVLLDNFSPELMRTAVARSGGRAKLEASGGLTFADAAAVAATGVDFVSVGALTHSVNVLDVALDLRTPEATATGEVAR from the coding sequence GTGACCGAAAGCAGCTCCGCCCCGCGGCTGATCGCGCGGTTGGCGGCACCCGATCCGGGATGGACGACGCAGGCTGCGGTCGTCGTCGTGGGTTCTGGGATCGCCGGCCTGACGATCGCGCTGCAGGCCGCGGCTGTTCTGCCGGAGTCGCTCGGCCCGGTACTGGTGGTCACCAAGGACGTGCTCTCGGCCGGGTCCACCCGGTGGGCGCAGGGTGGTATCGCGGCCGCACTCGGCCCGGGCGACAGCCCGCAGGAGCACCTGCGCGACACCGTCGCCGCGGGCGACGGCCTGTGCGACACCACCGCGGTCAGCGTGCTGGTCACCGAGGGGCCACCGGCCGTGCGGAACCTCATCTCCACCGGCGCGGTGTTCGACCGCTCCGCCGACGGGGAACTCGCCCTGACCCTGGAGGGTGGGCACCGGCGCCGCCGCATCGCCCACGCCGGCGGCGACGCGACCGGGGCCGAGATCCAGCGGGCGCTGGTCGACGCTGTCCACGCCGAACCGCGCATCCAGGTGATCGAGCACGCCCTGGCCCTGGACATGCAACTGACCGCCGATGGCGCCGTGGCCGGGATGACCCTGCACGTTATGGGCGAGGGTCAACCGCACGGTGTAGGCGCGGTCGCCTCGGGCGCGGTGGTCCTGGCCACCGGTGGCCTGGGGCAGGTCTACGCCGCCACGACGAACCCGGTGGTGGCCACCGGCGACGGTGTCGCGATGGCGCTTCGGGCCGGCGCGGTCGTCCGCGACCTGGAGTTCGTGCAGTTCCACCCGACCGTGCTGTGGCTGGGCGAGAACACGACCGGGCAGCAGCCGTTGATCTCCGAGGCCGTGCGCGGCGAGGGGGCGGTGCTGCGCGACGCCGCGGGCGAGCGCTTCATGCCCGGCGTCCACGAACTGGCCGACCTGGCACCGCGCGACGTCGTCGCCAAGCAGATCCTGCGCACGATGTACGCCACCGGGCGGGCGCACGTCTGGCTGGACGCCCGCGACTTCGGCGAGGCCAAGTGGCGCGAGCGGTTCCCGACGATCCTGGCCACCTGCCGCGAGCACGGCGTCGATCCGGTCACCGAGTTGATTCCGGTCATCCCGGCCTGCCACTACGCCTCCGGCGGGGTGCGCGCCGACCTGTCCGGCCGCTCGTCGCTGCCCGGCCTGTGGGCCTGCGGCGAGGCCGCCTGTTCCGGGGTCCACGGGGCCAACCGGCTGGCGTCGAACTCGCTGCTCGAGGGCTTGGTCTTCGCCCAGCGGATCGCCGCGGACCTGGCCGTCAACCTGCCGCAGCGGCGCGAGGCCGCGCTCGACCGTCGCGAGCCTGGCCTGATCGACGGCGAAGTCAGGGCCGAGATCCAGGCACTGATGAGCGCGGGCGCCGGCGTGCTGCGCACCCGCGAGGGGCTGCTGCGTACGGCGGCCGAACTGGCCGGGCTGGCGGTCGACCGACCCGGGACGCCCGGGGTCGAGTCCTGGCAGACCACCAACCTGCACACGGTGGCCACCGCGCTGGTCGCCGCGGCCGGGCAGCGCGAGGAGACCCGCGGTTCGCACTGGCGCGAGGACTTCCCGGCCCGCGACGACGCCCGGTGGCAGCGTCACGTCGACCTGACCACGGCCGGCGGAGTTCTGGTGTCCAGCCGCAGCGACAGCACGCCGGAGTCGCGGGCCTTCCCGTCCGAGGTGCTGCTCGCGCAGTTCGCCGAGGCCGGTCTGAGCGCCGATCAGGTCGTTCACCTGGTCGAGCTCGCGCTGGCCGAGGACCTCGGACCGGGCAAGCTCGACGTGACCACCGCGGCCACCGTTCCGGCCGAGCAGTGGTGCGTCGGCGACCTGGTCGCCCGCGCCGACGGAGTGATCGCCGGGCTCGCGGTCGCCCGCGCGGTCTTCGAATACGTCAGCGACGGCGAGGTCGTCGTCGACCAACTGGCCAAGGACGGCGAGCGGGTGCATCGCGGCGACGTGCTGATGTCGGTCCGTGGCCGCACCCGCGACCTGGTTGTCGCCGAGCGCACCGCGCTGAACTTCCTCGGCCGCCTCGGCGGGGTGGCCACCGCGACCCGCGCCTGGTCCGACGCGTTGGCCGGCTCCGGCGCGCGGGTCCGCGACACGCGCAAGACCACCCCGGGGCTGCGCGCGCTGGAGAAGTACGCGGTGCGCTGCGGGGGCGGGGTCAACCACCGCTTCGCGCTGTGGGACGAGGCCCTGATCAAGGACAACCACGTGATCGCCGCCGGCGGGGTCGTCGAGGCGCTGGAGGCGGTCCGGGCAGCATTCCCCGGCATCCCCGTCGAGGTCGAGGTCGACTCCCTCGAGCAGCTCGACGCCGTCCTCGCGGCCGGCGCGGAGCTCGTGCTGCTGGATAACTTCAGCCCCGAGTTGATGCGCACGGCCGTCGCCCGATC
- the panD gene encoding aspartate 1-decarboxylase: MFRTMLKSKIHRATVTQADLHYVGSVTIDEDLMDAADLLPGEQVAIVDIDNGARLETYVIPGPRGSGVIGINGAAARLVAPGDLVIIISYMGVTDREARELRPTVVHVDGRNRIVIIDGDPAAPVPGVGTARGDLRGDGLVDPVDDPLLHHHAAHR; the protein is encoded by the coding sequence ATGTTCCGCACCATGCTCAAGTCCAAGATCCACCGCGCGACCGTGACCCAGGCTGACCTGCACTACGTCGGCTCGGTCACGATCGACGAGGACCTCATGGACGCCGCCGACCTGCTGCCCGGCGAACAGGTGGCGATCGTCGACATCGACAACGGCGCCCGCCTGGAGACCTACGTGATCCCGGGCCCGCGCGGCTCCGGCGTGATCGGCATAAACGGCGCGGCCGCCCGCCTGGTCGCGCCCGGCGACCTCGTGATCATCATCAGCTACATGGGTGTGACCGACCGGGAAGCCCGCGAGCTCAGGCCGACCGTCGTGCACGTCGACGGCCGCAACCGCATCGTGATCATCGACGGCGACCCGGCCGCCCCCGTCCCCGGCGTCGGCACCGCCCGCGGCGACCTGCGCGGCGACGGCCTGGTCGATCCGGTCGACGACCCGCTGCTGCACCACCACGCAGCGCACCGCTGA
- the panC gene encoding pantoate--beta-alanine ligase produces MSLLVARTRAELRAALAGLPDPRGVVMTMGALHDGHAELMRRARKDCGTVVATIFVNPLQFGAGEDLDRYPRTFDADLTVCQEAGVDVLFAPDDSVLYPSGRPATIVTAGPVGDHLEGATRPGHFDGVLTVVLKLLHLTGPALAYFGEKDYQQLTLIRQMVRDLDLDVEIVGVPTVREPDGLARSSRNRFLADEEHRAALALSRGLAAGAAAGVDGPDAVLAAARAHIESASGVALDYLELRAPDLGPTPGAGPARLLTAAWVGTTRLIDNLPVLLAAPPPGSKPR; encoded by the coding sequence ATGAGCCTCTTGGTGGCACGCACCCGGGCGGAGTTGCGGGCGGCGCTGGCCGGTTTGCCGGACCCGCGTGGCGTGGTGATGACGATGGGTGCCCTGCACGACGGGCACGCCGAACTCATGCGCCGGGCGCGCAAGGACTGCGGAACCGTCGTCGCGACGATCTTCGTCAACCCGCTGCAGTTCGGCGCCGGCGAGGACCTCGACCGGTACCCCCGGACCTTCGACGCCGACCTGACGGTGTGCCAGGAGGCCGGCGTGGACGTTCTGTTCGCTCCCGACGACTCGGTCCTGTACCCGTCCGGTCGCCCGGCCACGATCGTCACGGCGGGCCCGGTCGGCGACCACCTCGAGGGCGCCACCCGACCCGGCCACTTCGACGGTGTGCTGACCGTCGTGCTCAAGCTGCTGCATCTGACCGGACCGGCGCTGGCCTACTTCGGCGAGAAGGACTACCAACAGCTAACGCTGATCCGGCAGATGGTCCGCGATCTGGACCTCGACGTGGAGATCGTCGGCGTTCCGACCGTCCGCGAGCCCGACGGGCTGGCCCGCTCAAGCCGCAACCGCTTCCTGGCCGACGAGGAGCACCGCGCTGCCCTGGCCCTGTCCCGGGGTCTGGCCGCCGGTGCGGCGGCCGGGGTAGACGGTCCGGACGCGGTGCTGGCCGCGGCCCGGGCGCACATCGAGTCCGCGTCCGGAGTGGCGCTGGACTACCTGGAACTCCGGGCGCCGGACCTCGGTCCGACACCCGGTGCCGGTCCCGCTCGGCTGCTGACCGCGGCCTGGGTGGGAACGACCCGGCTGATCGACAATCTGCCCGTGCTCCTGGCGGCCCCACCGCCGGGAAGCAAGCCCAGGTAA
- a CDS encoding LuxR C-terminal-related transcriptional regulator produces the protein MARPVGGLDILAHPTDRSLSGGRPAPAPALTGGPEATALCTEVARNPLAALRVLVVGAGGTGKTTVLDALARLWSAAGVTVLRDPGRRPTPADGECALLVDDARTLSDDELAYLISLTGSDSVRLVVAARPGPTRPALDTLAGALGRIRPPIVLGRLDLPASRSRVEALCPRNATPALAEWIHNQAGGNPRLVGLLTVALRDAALIPDRPAADWVPTRVPTGMLEQIRLEVDLLGADSASLLHALAIGTDPDPGLLAQVLGIGPDRIERAAQDATSSGLLIEAGTVLPIVRVAVRVLTAPMRLQALRTRLAALVLGRGGSMLPYAKELAGVGATGPEVAAVLVAGAAEATDPRVIASLLAEAVRAGAPVETVAGRMSRATALTGDLDYALRLADRAVGDPNAADRDVAITVAAAILAGRGMLSRSAALHRWFAGPTGIPAAAAAPALLGTGDLAGATAATNGGTGAPTLGEGVETLLAEGLLETVTGTPSAALSKLTRAAALLEPGATRALLSDTPAALAAVVALNCGEFGVAESVLARAVGIGLGGEFARSRHQVLQAWIAMQRGDLDRARALLACPGPGGGTLEPREELIAAAIEVGIARREGNLGALSIAWARARQAVVRHPVDLFTLHALGELAVAAERLKEAGWVAPHLAEAWALLARLGEPPLWAAPMHWYAVQAAGLGERPEDAAPHVAALVAATAYPQAQVLAEAARCWLRVMAGQIDAAEVEGAARRLHAIGHAWDASRLAGQAAVRAEDRAVMTSLLSCARSLRPDVAAADLRPLEPAAGTAPEAPVRAHAMSPRPGEVPLSDREREVAALLVNGLTYKEIGARLFISAKTVEHHIARIRHRCGATSRADLFSRLRATLEAAE, from the coding sequence GTGGCTCGACCCGTCGGGGGTCTGGACATCCTCGCCCACCCCACGGATCGAAGTCTGAGTGGCGGCCGGCCCGCACCGGCCCCGGCGTTGACCGGCGGACCCGAGGCGACTGCGCTGTGCACCGAGGTCGCGCGCAATCCGCTGGCCGCGCTGCGCGTACTGGTCGTGGGCGCCGGCGGCACCGGCAAGACGACTGTGCTGGACGCGCTGGCCCGGCTGTGGTCGGCGGCCGGGGTGACCGTGCTGCGCGACCCGGGTCGGCGGCCGACGCCGGCCGACGGCGAGTGCGCGCTGCTGGTCGACGACGCGCGCACGCTCTCCGACGACGAGTTGGCGTACCTGATCTCCCTGACCGGCTCCGACAGCGTCCGGCTGGTGGTCGCCGCCCGACCCGGGCCGACGCGCCCGGCGCTGGACACCCTGGCCGGGGCCCTCGGGCGGATCCGGCCGCCGATCGTGCTGGGCCGCTTGGACCTGCCCGCCAGCCGCAGCCGCGTTGAGGCGCTGTGCCCGCGCAACGCCACCCCGGCGTTGGCCGAGTGGATCCACAACCAGGCCGGCGGGAACCCGCGACTGGTCGGCCTGCTCACCGTGGCACTGCGCGACGCCGCACTGATCCCGGACCGCCCGGCAGCCGACTGGGTGCCCACCCGAGTGCCGACCGGGATGCTCGAACAGATCCGTCTCGAGGTCGACCTGCTCGGCGCCGACAGCGCGAGCCTGCTGCACGCGCTGGCGATCGGCACCGACCCGGACCCCGGCCTGCTCGCCCAGGTGCTGGGCATCGGCCCGGACCGCATCGAGCGGGCCGCGCAGGACGCCACCAGCTCCGGCCTGCTCATCGAGGCCGGCACCGTGCTGCCCATCGTCCGGGTGGCCGTGCGCGTGCTGACCGCGCCGATGCGCCTCCAGGCGTTGCGGACCCGCCTTGCCGCGTTGGTGCTGGGCCGCGGCGGGTCGATGCTTCCCTACGCGAAGGAACTGGCCGGTGTCGGCGCGACCGGGCCCGAGGTGGCCGCCGTGCTCGTCGCCGGCGCCGCCGAGGCCACCGACCCGCGGGTGATCGCCTCCCTGCTGGCTGAGGCTGTCCGGGCCGGCGCGCCGGTGGAGACCGTCGCCGGGCGGATGTCACGCGCGACCGCACTGACCGGCGACCTGGACTACGCACTGCGCCTGGCCGACCGAGCCGTCGGCGACCCGAACGCCGCCGACCGCGACGTGGCGATCACGGTCGCAGCCGCGATCCTGGCCGGTCGCGGCATGCTGTCGCGCAGCGCGGCGCTGCACCGCTGGTTCGCCGGCCCGACCGGAATCCCGGCTGCGGCCGCCGCGCCCGCCCTGCTGGGCACCGGCGACCTGGCCGGCGCGACCGCCGCGACCAACGGCGGCACCGGCGCCCCGACCCTCGGTGAGGGCGTCGAGACACTGCTGGCCGAGGGCCTGCTGGAGACCGTCACCGGGACGCCGAGCGCTGCGCTGTCGAAGCTGACCCGCGCCGCGGCCTTGCTCGAACCGGGCGCGACCCGAGCACTGCTGTCCGACACCCCGGCGGCGCTGGCCGCCGTGGTGGCGTTGAACTGCGGCGAGTTCGGGGTGGCCGAGTCGGTGCTGGCCCGCGCGGTCGGCATCGGGCTGGGCGGGGAGTTCGCCCGCTCGCGACATCAGGTGTTGCAGGCCTGGATCGCGATGCAGCGCGGCGACCTGGATCGGGCCCGGGCGTTGCTGGCCTGTCCGGGGCCGGGCGGCGGCACGCTGGAGCCGCGCGAGGAGTTGATCGCCGCGGCGATCGAGGTCGGCATCGCCCGCCGGGAGGGCAACCTGGGCGCGCTGTCGATCGCGTGGGCACGAGCTCGGCAGGCCGTCGTCCGGCACCCGGTGGACCTGTTCACGTTGCACGCACTCGGCGAACTGGCCGTGGCGGCCGAGCGGCTGAAGGAAGCCGGGTGGGTCGCTCCGCACCTGGCCGAGGCCTGGGCGCTGCTGGCGCGGTTGGGCGAACCACCCCTGTGGGCGGCGCCGATGCACTGGTACGCCGTGCAGGCGGCCGGTTTGGGCGAGCGTCCGGAGGACGCGGCGCCGCACGTGGCCGCGCTGGTCGCAGCGACGGCCTACCCGCAGGCCCAGGTGCTCGCCGAGGCGGCCCGGTGCTGGTTGCGGGTCATGGCCGGGCAGATCGACGCCGCCGAGGTGGAGGGGGCCGCCCGCCGGTTGCACGCCATCGGGCACGCCTGGGACGCCTCCCGGTTGGCCGGCCAGGCCGCGGTGCGGGCCGAGGACCGGGCGGTGATGACGAGCCTGCTCAGCTGCGCGCGCAGCCTGCGCCCGGACGTCGCGGCCGCGGACCTGCGCCCGCTCGAGCCGGCGGCCGGCACCGCGCCGGAGGCACCGGTGCGCGCACACGCCATGTCGCCGCGACCCGGTGAGGTCCCACTGTCCGACCGCGAGCGCGAGGTCGCCGCGCTGTTGGTCAACGGCCTGACGTACAAGGAGATCGGCGCCCGGCTGTTCATCTCGGCCAAGACCGTCGAGCACCACATCGCCCGCATCCGGCACCGCTGCGGCGCGACCAGTCGCGCCGACCTGTTCTCCCGGCTGCGCGCCACCCTCGAGGCTGCCGAGTAG